Genomic segment of Dactylococcopsis salina PCC 8305:
CGGGGGCTGTCGCTTCAATGACCACTGCACCAGCGCCATCGCCAAATAAAATACAAGTGCTGCGATCGGACCAATCCACCCAACGGGATAAGATATCAGCCCCGATGAGTAACACTTTCCGATAAGCACCGGTGCGGATAAATTGTGCGGCATTAACCAAACCAAACACAAACCCCGAACAAGCTGCGGTCAGATCGAAAGCAACTGCTTGCGTCGCACCGATCGCCCTTTGAATACTCACCGCACTCCCAAACAAATCATCAGGAGTTGATGTGGCTAAAATCACTAAATCAAGCTCTTGCGGTTGGACTTGTGCCATGGCGAGGGCTTTTTGACTAGCTTCTGTTCCGAGGGTAAGTAAAGACTCCTTTGGCGTGGCAAGACAACGCTGTTGAATGCCAGTACGAGTGGTAATCCAATCATCAGATGTTTCTACCATCCGCGCTAAATCCTGATTGGTTAATCGACCTGCTGGTGCTGCCGAACCACTCCCCGTAATACCGATTCCTGCTGAATAAAATCCGTTCCTCATCCAATTTGATCACGGGTTTAAAACCCAGTCATTGACGACATCTGAAAAAAAGTTAAGCCTTTTGACCGCTCGCAACGAATAGTAAGGCAAAACCGAATCTCTTGTCAACTTTTCCCCAATTCTTAAAAATTTGGAAGATGTGGCGATCGAAGATGCTTTAATTGAAGGAAGAACGGAGGTAGAAGGGGATTGACGCGATCGAGATCAATTAATTTTTTCTAATCACCAGTGACCAATGTAGAGACGTTCCATGGAACGTCTCCTTCCATGGAACGTCTCCTTCCATGGAACGTCTCCCAGTCACCAGTGACCAGTGAGGGGGTTGGGTTTCGTTTCTCTCCACCCAACCTACCCAAAGCCCCCCAATCATCGGCAGGGCTGTTTCATTCTCGGTGTTAAAATCGAAAGCGATCGCCTAAAACCCCTACGGGGTGGCGCGATCGCGCCAATTTCTTCTAATTTGGCTTTTTCTTAAGAAAAAAGCCGTAAAACCCCTGCTATTCCTAACATCTGGAATAACCAAAAAAATAGAATGAAACAGCCCTGCCCAATCATCGGGGGGTTGGGGGGATAAAAGAGGGGTAATTTTTCCAAAATCGTATTACAGATTCGTGCTGACTGTTGAATCTACGGATAAACCTTCTGTTCCTGCGCTGTAGGAACGAAGACGGGTTAAAACCTTCTCATCGATCGCATCTTTCGCCAGACGAATCGCATTATAAATCGAAGGGGCTTGAGAACTACCATGACTAATAATGCAAATGCCATCAACGCCCAGTAGTAACGCTCCTCCGTGTTCTGCGTGATCAATGCGTTGCTTAATCCGTTTGAGATTCGGTTTTAATAAAGCACTTCCCACCTGTCCATGTAATCCTCGTGGCAATTCTTCCTTGAGAATATCCAGTAAGACTTCTCCCACTGCTTCGGCAAACTTAAGAATCACATTCCCCACAAAGCCATCACAAACAATAACATCAAACTTTCCAGAGAGAACATCTCTCCCTTCGGCATTCCCGACAAAGGGAATCTGAGGATTGTCTGTCATCAACTGATGAGCGCGGATTGATGCTTCATTCCCCTTAGATGGTTCTTCGCCAATATTCAGTAATCCCACTTTCGGTTCAGCATTACCCAGAACATATTTACTGTAAACCGTCCCCATCAAGCCAAACTGTTCCAAAAATTTCGGGCGACAATCAACCATTGCTCCCGCATCGAGGATGATTACTGATTTTCCCGCGATCATTGTTGGTAAAATTGCCCCAATGGCGGGTCGATCGATGCCTTTTAAGCGTCCCAACCGTAACAATGCTCCCGCCATCGCCGCGCCAGAATGACCAGCAGAAACCACCGCCTCTGCTCGTCCAGCTTTCACCATATCCATCGCCACATTAATCGACGCTTTCCGTTTCTGTTTTAACGCCGCCATTGGCTCTTCTGACATTTCAATCACCCCTTCGGAGGGGATCACTTCTAGATGTGGATTATTCTGGCTTCCCGATGCTTCCATCAGGGGTTGAATCTGTTCTGGATCACCCACTAACAGCACATCTACTTCGAGTTCTTCTGTGGCTCGGAGCGCCCCAGTAATAATTTCACCGGGAGCATAGTCTCCCCCCATAGCGTCAACTGCAATTTTTGCGCGAGTCGATTTCATAAATCCAATTCGTATAAGTGTTAA
This window contains:
- a CDS encoding beta-ketoacyl-ACP synthase 3, whose protein sequence is MRNGFYSAGIGITGSGSAAPAGRLTNQDLARMVETSDDWITTRTGIQQRCLATPKESLLTLGTEASQKALAMAQVQPQELDLVILATSTPDDLFGSAVSIQRAIGATQAVAFDLTAACSGFVFGLVNAAQFIRTGAYRKVLLIGADILSRWVDWSDRSTCILFGDGAGAVVIEATAPDRDRLLGFELCSDGSLNHTLTLNHQGEEKNLTEEVTVGQGKYQPITMKGKEVYRFAVEKVPEVILKALFHAELTAEQVDWLLLHQANQRIMDAVAQRLNLPPERVISNLASYGNTSAASIPLALDEAQHAGKLKSGDIIAMSGFGAGLTWGSAIVQWQIES
- the plsX gene encoding phosphate acyltransferase PlsX yields the protein MKSTRAKIAVDAMGGDYAPGEIITGALRATEELEVDVLLVGDPEQIQPLMEASGSQNNPHLEVIPSEGVIEMSEEPMAALKQKRKASINVAMDMVKAGRAEAVVSAGHSGAAMAGALLRLGRLKGIDRPAIGAILPTMIAGKSVIILDAGAMVDCRPKFLEQFGLMGTVYSKYVLGNAEPKVGLLNIGEEPSKGNEASIRAHQLMTDNPQIPFVGNAEGRDVLSGKFDVIVCDGFVGNVILKFAEAVGEVLLDILKEELPRGLHGQVGSALLKPNLKRIKQRIDHAEHGGALLLGVDGICIISHGSSQAPSIYNAIRLAKDAIDEKVLTRLRSYSAGTEGLSVDSTVSTNL